The region ACATTCACGCCGGTTGCGACCGGCGCGGCAAGGGTAGGGGCAGCCTGTGCCATTCGCAGCGGCAGGAACAGCGCCGATAAGGCGACCGCCAGGAAGGCCGCGACCGGTTTCGTAGGTGCCATGCTCGATTCTCCTTTGCCGGTTGTCTCATTACAAGCCGGGGGCGTCCGGCCGCGCTGCGGCGGCAGGGCTCCCCTGAACGATAAGGTGCAATTGTACCACAGCACACGCCCTGTGGGGCAAATCGCGAAAAAAAAGCCTGTTCCAGAGCCAGCTCTTCAGTATGCTGCCGGTAGCCCCATTCCCCCGCGGTACCCATGGCGGTCCCGAACCGCGTCCTGGGTCCGGGTTAACCTCATGAAGACACCCTTCGGTATATTCCGGTCATTATTACATCAATCCCACCGCCTTGCGCAGGATGACGACGGCATCCTCCATATCCACCGTACCGTCCCCTACGGAAACGCCGTTCAGCAGGGGAGCCACATCCAGCTTGAGGATCTGGCTCTGGGTCGGTATGACGTACCCCACAGTCATCTTCAGTGCCAGGAGGGCGTCCGCTGCGGTAAAGGTCGCGGGGGTCGGGGTTGCGCTGTTGGATGCCGCGGATGCCGCGCCATAGCCGGAGTTGTTGTGGGCGGCGACGGTGAAGGTATAGGTTGTACCGTTGGTGAGCCCGCTGATGATGATGGGGCTGGAGGTGCCGGTGGCGGTGACGCCGCCGGGGGATGACGTCACCTTGTACAGGTCGATGGCCGGGCTGCCGTTACTGGTCGGAGGGGTGAAGGCGACCATGGCCCGGGCGTCTCCGGCCGTGGCCGTTCCGATGGACGGCGCGCCCGGGACCGCGGCGGTGACCGTAATGGTGGTGCTGGCGGTGTCGGTTTTGCCCGCGTCGTCCGTCACCGCCAGGGACACCGTGGTTGTGCCGGCGCTGCCCGCCGTGAGGGTCGCGGTGGCCTGGTCGGCATTGGCCAGGGTACCGCCGGTGGTGGTCCAGAGGTGGCTGGCTATGGTCCGCCCGTCGGCCGCCACGGTGCCCGTGCTGCTCAGGGTGACGCTACCACCCGTTATGGTCGCTGTCGTGGATGACGAGATGGCTGCAATGGGGCGTAGCGCCTCGGAGACGGCACCCGCGGCATTGAGCATCCCCGCCCCGCAGGTGGCGGTCGTGCAGTTGCATTCCGCCGCAGGGCTTTTTCCCAAGCTCACGCTTGCCGGGTCCACGGCCGCGCAACTCGTCACCCCGGAGAGCGTGGGAAAGCCCGATGCGCCGGATTTGAGACGGCTTATGAGCGTCGAGGGGGGCAGCGAGGAATTGACCGAGCGCATCAGGGCCGCTACTCCCGCCGCCAGCGGGGAGGAGAAGCTCGTGCCGATCTCATTATCGCTCGCGACGGAATAGTTGTCGGTCTCGGGGGAGGTCGTGCCCGAATTTTTGGTGGAATAGAAGGGATACTGGCAGACCGTGGACGTGCCGCAATTCCCGCCGGGCGCGGCGATGCCCACCTCCGGCCCATAGTTGCTGTAACCGACCTTGCTCCCCACGTTGCGCAGCGCGGCCACCGCCAGGACCCCGGTACAATTGGCCGGCACGCCGACACTTCCCCCGTCGTTCCCGGCCGCGGCCACCACGATGGCCCCCGCGGCCCGCACCTGGCTGACCGCGTCCTGGTAGGCGGCCGTGCAACTGCCGGAGCCCCCCAGGCTCATGTTGATGATCCTGGCCGGGTAGCTGTTGATGGGCACGCCGGTGACCGACAGGCCGGCGGCCCAGCGCATGCCGTCGATGATATCGGAGTCGTAGCCGCCGCATTTCCCCATGACCCGCACCGGCAGGATCTTCGCCCCCCAGGAAACCCCCGCCACTCCCAGGCTGTTGTTGCTCTGGGCGGCGATGATGCCGGCCACCATGGAGCCGTGCCAACTGCTGTTGGTGGCTGTGCAGCCGTCGAAGACCGATGACGATGCCAGGTCTGCCGCCGTCACCCAGTCCCCCGGGTCGGAGGGGTCGCTGTCGCGGCCGTCGCCGTCATTGGCGATAGCGGTATCCGACACGAAATCGTACCCGTACAGGGTGCTGCCGTTGTAGGTCAGCTTGGTGGTCAGGTCCGGGTGGTTGGGGAGGATGCCCGTATCCAGCACCGCCACCACCACGCTGCTGCTGCCTGTGGTGGTGTCCCACGCCGCCGTGGCATTGATGGCCGAGGTCTCGGCCGCCTGCAGGTACCACTGCTGGGAATACATGGGGTCGTTGGCTACGGCGGCGATGAACCTGCGCTCATCCGGCACGGCGTATTCCACGTCGGCCCGCGCCGCCAGGCGTGCCGCCAGTTCCCGTGAGGTCACCCCCGCCGCGCGCACGGCATGCATGCGCCCGGACATGACGCGGCTGGCTACCACGTCCAGGCCGGTTTGCGCGCTCATGGTGCGCATCCGGGCCGCATCGCTCCCCAGAGCCTGGATATCGGATTCGCTCCGGTACTTGACGATGACGCGTCCCTCGTCGGCCCATGCCGTTCCCGTCAGCAGGAGACCGCCCACACAGAGCGCACAGATCAAACCCGCACCATTCCGTACTCTTTCCATATCATGCCCTCCGGCAGTGTCAGATTCCACAAGCGTCGGTTGCAGCCCGGCGACCGGCCCCCAAAAAAGGCCCGCCCTCAGCAAAGGCGAGCCTTGTCACACACAATCTTCCGTGTGTCCCCTAACCATCCGGGAGGGGCAGGCGGCTTTGCGTCCCCAGGTCACCTTGGCTTTGCCCGTTCGATGGGAAATTTCGGCTCAAATTACCTCAACGGGACAGCGAAAGCAACTCTCCGTTCCGCTCGCACCGGACCTGGAACTACCGCACCGCTCCGATGGTGACTTTGAGCTTGTCGGTGAGCACCACCGTGCTGGCGGTGGCGCTGTCGTACCCCACGGCCTTGATGATGGTCACCGGATCGTTGGCGGCCTTGAACTGCGCCAGGGTGATGGAAGTACCGGAAGCCACGGTGCAGGTCAGGCGCAGGAACTCGCCGGAGCGGTAGCTGTTGCTGGTGGTGGCCATGGAGAGGTGGGCCTTGCGCGTGGATACGGAATAGGTGCCGAAGGCCAGGTTGGTGCCGGTCAGGGCCGAGCCGGCGGTGATGGTCGTGCTGTCGATCTGCCCCGATGCGCCACCGGCGGTTGTGGGGGTCATGCCGGCGGGCAGGGTGACGGTGAAGTCGATGCCGCTGACCGGCGCGGCCAGCTGGGCCGTGCTCATGGCGGAGAAGGTAATGGTCGCCGTGCCGCTGGGAAAGACGTAGCTGTCGGCCACCGCTGTGGGGGTGCTGCTGCCGTTGCCGCCGCCTCCGCAGCCGTACAGGGCGGCGAGCGTGAGGGTGGCGAGGATGAGTTTCAGGGTGGTCTTCATGGAGCAATCCTCCTTGGGATAATTGTTGAATAGATTAGAGTAGTCCGACCGCTTTGCGCAAGACAATGATGACGTCTTCCATATCCACCATACCGTCACCAACGGAAACGCCACTCACCATGGGGGCCACATCCAGCCTGAGGATCTGGCTCTGGTCCGGAGTGACGAGGCCCACGGACGCTTTCAACGCCGTGAGGGCGTCCACGATGGTAAAGGCCGATCCGGCCCCGGCCACGGTGATGATGTTGCGGGGCACGGAAAGGGTGGCGCTGCCGTCGGTGGCGGTGACGCTCACCTGGTAGACCTTGCTGCCGCTGAAGGTCAGCTGCTGCTGGAAGGCCCCGGTGGTGCTGTCCACCGTGGGGGTGTAGGTCTGGCCATCCATGGTGATGGTGACGGTGACCGGTGCGCTGTTGTCCGCCACGATCCCTTGCAGCAGGTAGGAGGTCTGGGGGGTGCGGATGTCGCTGGCCGGGTCGCTGACCGTCAGGGAGAACGCGGGCTGGTAGGTGACCGTGCGCTTGGCCTGGGCGGTCTTGCCCGCCCCGTTCGCCGCCGATATCTGGATGGTGTTCATGCCGCTGGTGAGATCGACGGTGAAGGAATAGGTCCCGTCGGTCAGGGTGGCGGTGCCGGGCGTCCCGTCGTTGATGCTGTAGCTGACCACCATGGTTGGATCGGCGGCGGTGGCGGCCTCGGCTTTGGCCGCGATCTTGGCGGTGCCGCTGGCGAGCAGTTCCGCGATGGAGCCGGTGACGGTGACGGACTGCTGGATAAGCGCCTTGTTGTCCGGCGGATAGGCGACCGCCAGGTGGAGCGCGCTGCTGTCCAGGGTGATGGTGCGGCTGTCGGTGGCAATGGTGCCGCTGATGTCGGTGGCGACGACGGTGATGGCATTGGCCCCGGCCAGCAGTTGGACCGGGTAGCTGAAACTGCCGTCCGCCGCCACCGCCACGCTGGTGCCGTTGATGGTGAGGCTCTTGAGGTTGGCCGGGGTGCCCGCCGTGCCGCTGACGTTGAGGGTGGTGTCGGTGGTGACCGCCCCGTCGGGCAGGGTCGAGACCTTCAGGGCCGCACCCGTGGTAATGACGGCCTTGGCGACCGCAGCCGTGGCGTTGCCCGCTGCGTCTTCGGCCACCAGGTAGATGTCGTAGACGGTGCTGGGCGCTAAACCGTTCAGGGCGATGCTGCCGGCACTGCCCGCCGGCAGTGCCCCGGTGCCGTCGGCCACGACCGTGACGCCGCCGTAGGCGACGCCCGCCTTGACCTGGGCCACGGCGGGGGCCGTGGCGCCGCCGGCAACGGCGATCCAGTACCCCTTGGCCTTCTCGCTGGCAATAGCCGTCATGGTGCCGCCGGTGCTGGTGGCAGCGCCGATGCCGACACTGGCGAGGACCGGCGGGGTGGTGTCCAGGATATGGGCGGCACCGGATTCCGTGACCTGACCGGCGGCGTAGGTGTTGCCGACGCTGTCGGCCAGGGTTGCGGGCGGCGTGATCCTGAGGTGGGCGTTGGCGGCGCTGTCGGTGATGAAGGTGGCGGCAGTGGTGATGTCTACCGCAGCCAGGGTCAGGGTAACCTGATTGGCGGCGGTCAACGCCGCGCCGGCGATGGCGTAGATCGGGGCGCCGCCGTTGGCGGCTGCCGCCCAGGCAGAGGCGGCGCCGATGGTGGTGGCGTTGAGGGCCTTATTGAACGTCAGCACGATCTTGTGCGGATCGGACTGGTTGTTGACCACGATGTTCACTGCCGGCAGGGTCGGCGCCGTGGTATCGACCAATACACCGGACGTGTTTCCGACACCGGTG is a window of Geobacter sp. FeAm09 DNA encoding:
- a CDS encoding S-layer family protein encodes the protein MVPGAPAIGSATAGNTQATIAFTGPAFTGGAAITGYTVTSNPGNLTATALGSPITVTGLANGTAYTFTVTATNSAGTGPASAPSTSFTPKGIQTITFANPGAQNFGTTPTLSATVSSGLAPTFTSSTTGVCTITPVGVLTFLTTGTCTINAAQAGNAAYNAATTVSRSFSVNAVVPGAPIMGSASAGDAQASVTFTAPAFTGGSAVTSYTVTTNPGGLTATGTASPITVTGLTNGTAYTFTVTATNNVGTGAASAASSSVTPNPGPAVASVAVPANGTYKIGDNLDFTIIWDSVATVTGTPRMALVIGSSTVYATYMSGSGTTATLFRYTVTAGQSDSDGITVGALTLNGGTIRNSANSNATLTLTGVGNTSGVLVDTTAPTLPAVNIVVNNQSDPHKIVLTFNKALNATTIGAASAWAAAANGGAPIYAIAGAALTAANQVTLTLAAVDITTAATFITDSAANAHLRITPPATLADSVGNTYAAGQVTESGAAHILDTTPPVLASVGIGAATSTGGTMTAIASEKAKGYWIAVAGGATAPAVAQVKAGVAYGGVTVVADGTGALPAGSAGSIALNGLAPSTVYDIYLVAEDAAGNATAAVAKAVITTGAALKVSTLPDGAVTTDTTLNVSGTAGTPANLKSLTINGTSVAVAADGSFSYPVQLLAGANAITVVATDISGTIATDSRTITLDSSALHLAVAYPPDNKALIQQSVTVTGSIAELLASGTAKIAAKAEAATAADPTMVVSYSINDGTPGTATLTDGTYSFTVDLTSGMNTIQISAANGAGKTAQAKRTVTYQPAFSLTVSDPASDIRTPQTSYLLQGIVADNSAPVTVTITMDGQTYTPTVDSTTGAFQQQLTFSGSKVYQVSVTATDGSATLSVPRNIITVAGAGSAFTIVDALTALKASVGLVTPDQSQILRLDVAPMVSGVSVGDGMVDMEDVIIVLRKAVGLL
- a CDS encoding S8 family serine peptidase; this translates as MERVRNGAGLICALCVGGLLLTGTAWADEGRVIVKYRSESDIQALGSDAARMRTMSAQTGLDVVASRVMSGRMHAVRAAGVTSRELAARLAARADVEYAVPDERRFIAAVANDPMYSQQWYLQAAETSAINATAAWDTTTGSSSVVVAVLDTGILPNHPDLTTKLTYNGSTLYGYDFVSDTAIANDGDGRDSDPSDPGDWVTAADLASSSVFDGCTATNSSWHGSMVAGIIAAQSNNSLGVAGVSWGAKILPVRVMGKCGGYDSDIIDGMRWAAGLSVTGVPINSYPARIINMSLGGSGSCTAAYQDAVSQVRAAGAIVVAAAGNDGGSVGVPANCTGVLAVAALRNVGSKVGYSNYGPEVGIAAPGGNCGTSTVCQYPFYSTKNSGTTSPETDNYSVASDNEIGTSFSSPLAAGVAALMRSVNSSLPPSTLISRLKSGASGFPTLSGVTSCAAVDPASVSLGKSPAAECNCTTATCGAGMLNAAGAVSEALRPIAAISSSTTATITGGSVTLSSTGTVAADGRTIASHLWTTTGGTLANADQATATLTAGSAGTTTVSLAVTDDAGKTDTASTTITVTAAVPGAPSIGTATAGDARAMVAFTPPTSNGSPAIDLYKVTSSPGGVTATGTSSPIIISGLTNGTTYTFTVAAHNNSGYGAASAASNSATPTPATFTAADALLALKMTVGYVIPTQSQILKLDVAPLLNGVSVGDGTVDMEDAVVILRKAVGLM